In Streptomyces violaceusniger Tu 4113, one DNA window encodes the following:
- a CDS encoding ATP-binding protein, whose amino-acid sequence MSIWWSLHLPREAASVPLARRLLLGTMETAGVDPEISYDLSVALSEACANAVEHGGRDGTGGDYRVTAYIDGDTCRIEVTDSGPGFAGRGAVRREGRTRNERRPAGAPRPQQPRSPAPPQAEHGRGLFLIEALTDHVRYRDRPGRGGVVVSFDKILKWREGALLRAS is encoded by the coding sequence ATGAGCATCTGGTGGTCACTCCATTTGCCCCGCGAGGCGGCGAGCGTTCCGCTCGCACGACGACTGCTCCTCGGCACCATGGAGACGGCCGGAGTCGATCCGGAGATCTCCTACGATCTGTCGGTCGCCCTCTCCGAGGCGTGTGCGAACGCGGTGGAGCACGGGGGCCGCGACGGCACGGGCGGGGATTACCGAGTCACGGCCTATATCGACGGCGACACCTGCCGTATCGAGGTCACCGACTCCGGCCCCGGCTTCGCCGGACGCGGTGCCGTCCGCCGCGAGGGCCGCACCCGGAACGAGCGGCGTCCGGCGGGCGCGCCGAGACCACAGCAGCCGCGCAGTCCGGCTCCGCCCCAGGCGGAGCACGGGCGGGGGCTTTTCCTCATCGAGGCTCTCACCGACCATGTCCGCTACCGGGACCGTCCGGGGCGCGGCGGGGTGGTGGTGAGCTTCGACAAGATCCTCAAGTGGCGTGAAGGGGCGCTGCTGAGGGCGTCGTAA
- a CDS encoding YcnI family copper-binding membrane protein, which yields MNAMRLRRLPVIGALTAGGLVLLTAGPAFAHVSVQPGQAEKGGYSTINFKVPNERDNASTVKLEVTLPADHPLASVMPQPVPGWDVKVTKSKLAKPMEMEGEKITEAVTKVTWSGGKVEPGMFQQFPLSVGQLPDDADQLAFKALQTYDNKEVVRWIEEPKEGAAEPENPAPVLKLVAPAKGSDGHDAAAASGQGKDSGSEKAGAENSASADSSDDKDSSDTTARVLGIVGIVIGAAGVAYGVVVSRRRSA from the coding sequence ATGAACGCCATGCGTCTCCGCCGTCTGCCGGTCATCGGAGCCCTCACCGCGGGCGGCCTGGTCCTGCTCACCGCGGGCCCCGCCTTCGCGCACGTCAGCGTGCAGCCCGGCCAGGCCGAGAAGGGCGGCTACAGCACCATCAACTTCAAGGTGCCGAACGAGCGCGACAACGCCTCCACCGTCAAGCTCGAGGTGACCCTGCCCGCCGACCATCCGCTCGCCTCGGTGATGCCCCAGCCGGTGCCCGGCTGGGACGTCAAGGTCACCAAGTCCAAGCTCGCCAAGCCCATGGAGATGGAGGGCGAGAAGATCACCGAGGCGGTCACCAAGGTCACCTGGTCCGGCGGCAAGGTCGAGCCGGGAATGTTCCAGCAGTTCCCGCTGTCGGTCGGCCAGCTCCCCGACGACGCCGACCAGCTCGCCTTCAAGGCGCTCCAGACGTACGACAACAAGGAGGTCGTGCGCTGGATCGAGGAGCCCAAGGAGGGCGCCGCCGAACCGGAGAACCCGGCGCCGGTGCTCAAGCTGGTCGCGCCGGCCAAGGGCTCGGACGGCCATGACGCCGCCGCGGCCTCCGGACAGGGCAAGGACAGCGGCTCCGAGAAGGCCGGCGCCGAGAACTCCGCCTCGGCGGACTCCTCCGACGACAAGGACAGCAGCGACACCACGGCCCGGGTGCTGGGCATCGTGGGCATCGTCATCGGCGCCGCCGGGGTCGCTTACGGCGTGGTCGTCAGCCGCCGCCGCTCCGCCTGA
- a CDS encoding SCO family protein, which translates to MRTKILATAIVATAALTLSACGGSDSGGKGDNAAAAEVKGGQKSGQAIVLDQAKAKPDLALTDTDGKKYDLLKETKGRPTLLFFGYTHCPDVCPLTMSNVALAVKKLPKAEREKLRVVFVSTDPARDTPKRMRSWLDAQGGTDFVGLTGDFNTIEAAARPLGIFIEKPKKEKDGSITVSHGAEVVGFSPKDDKGHWIYTTEATADRYAKDLPKIIEGRNP; encoded by the coding sequence ATGCGCACCAAAATCCTGGCCACCGCCATCGTCGCCACCGCCGCGCTCACCCTCAGCGCCTGCGGCGGCTCGGACAGCGGCGGCAAGGGCGACAACGCGGCCGCCGCCGAGGTCAAGGGCGGCCAGAAGTCGGGGCAGGCCATCGTCCTCGACCAGGCGAAGGCCAAGCCGGACCTCGCCCTCACCGACACCGACGGCAAGAAGTACGACCTGCTCAAGGAGACCAAGGGCCGGCCCACCCTGCTCTTCTTCGGCTACACCCACTGCCCGGACGTCTGCCCGCTGACCATGAGCAACGTCGCCCTCGCCGTGAAGAAGCTCCCCAAGGCCGAGCGGGAGAAGCTGCGCGTCGTCTTCGTCAGCACCGACCCGGCCCGGGACACCCCCAAGCGGATGCGCTCCTGGCTGGACGCCCAGGGCGGCACCGACTTCGTCGGCCTGACCGGCGACTTCAACACCATCGAGGCTGCCGCCCGGCCGCTGGGCATCTTCATCGAGAAGCCGAAGAAGGAGAAGGACGGCAGCATCACCGTCAGCCACGGCGCCGAGGTGGTCGGCTTCTCGCCCAAGGACGACAAGGGCCACTGGATCTACACGACGGAAGCCACGGCGGATCGTTACGCCAAGGACCTGCCAAAGATCATCGAGGGGCGGAACCCGTGA
- a CDS encoding copper chaperone PCu(A)C: MTAAAPGIPGIRKAAAVVLALGLSATLAACSGDDDDGGGGGGKGGGDPKLSVTGAYVSQPPMADMAAGYLTVRNAGGGADELTSVTTPLASEVTLHTTKGTRMKQVSSLDVPADNRLELSSGGDHLMLTNLSHRPKVGEKVSFTLHFATSAPIEIKVPVEPTTYRPKD, encoded by the coding sequence GTGACGGCGGCAGCCCCTGGCATTCCCGGCATCCGTAAGGCGGCCGCCGTGGTCCTCGCCCTCGGTCTGTCCGCCACGCTCGCCGCCTGCTCGGGCGACGACGACGACGGCGGCGGCGGCGGCGGGAAGGGCGGGGGCGACCCCAAGCTGTCCGTGACCGGCGCCTACGTCTCCCAGCCGCCCATGGCCGACATGGCGGCGGGCTATCTGACCGTACGGAACGCCGGTGGCGGCGCCGACGAGCTGACGTCCGTCACCACCCCGCTCGCCTCCGAGGTCACCCTGCACACCACCAAGGGCACCCGGATGAAGCAGGTGAGCTCGCTCGATGTCCCGGCGGACAACCGGCTCGAGCTGTCCAGCGGCGGAGATCATCTGATGCTGACAAACCTCTCCCACCGGCCGAAGGTCGGTGAGAAGGTCAGCTTCACCCTGCACTTCGCCACATCCGCCCCCATCGAGATCAAAGTCCCGGTCGAGCCGACGACGTACCGCCCCAAGGACTGA
- a CDS encoding copper resistance CopC/CopD family protein, with product MPSLTSLAPAGTTATPSRTTATARRLMAICGTLLAALLCALSVGASSASAHAALTSTDPADGSVVQTAPREVTLNFSEGVLLSGDSVRVLDPKGKRVDTGKTAHVGGKSSTAAAGLHSGLPDGTYTVAWKAVSEDSHPVSGAFTFSIGTPSKTTAKVPTGEASDSTVSTLYGIGRYAAYGGFAALVGGSVFAGLCRSSRPVRKIAVGGWVTVFTASLLLLLLRGPYTDGEGIGGILDLGRLGDVLSTKPGAALLSRLLLLGAAAVFLAVLFGSYTRRTGEREADARRRQDLAFGLGFGGTVMAVGLSATWAMAEHASVGLQRQLAMPVDMIHLIAVGVWLGGLASLAVTLRAGEPIGRAAVRRFSRLAFGSVVALVVTGLYQSWRQVGSWGALTDTEYGRWLLVKVGLVAVLLGIAAISRRWTGRLTDATADTAEETDAEATVEAEAKAGTKAEAKAEAKTAVKAAQPVRTGAADAAVDTPADTSADAETESGDGPGDGAGSGHADADADADPERAAQLARQRAAEDKTATLRERDADRERSGLRQSVIAETVVAVVLLAVATVLSGTQPGRAETEQASASATKPGGQLNVDPVSVLVPYNTGPKSGRGKAVVMIEPALPGDNALHVFTTDLADRPVDVPEVKLSLTLKSKGIGPLRIPLERLSTGHWSAKTVQLPMAGTWQLSLTVRTSDIDQVTETRNVKVAQ from the coding sequence ATGCCCTCGCTGACCTCCCTGGCCCCCGCCGGGACCACCGCGACCCCCTCCCGGACCACCGCGACCGCCCGGCGCCTGATGGCGATCTGCGGCACCCTGCTCGCCGCGCTGCTGTGCGCGCTGAGCGTGGGCGCGAGCTCCGCGTCCGCGCATGCCGCGCTCACCTCGACCGACCCCGCCGACGGCTCGGTGGTGCAGACCGCGCCCAGGGAGGTCACGCTCAACTTCTCGGAGGGCGTGCTGCTCTCCGGCGACTCGGTGCGCGTGCTCGACCCCAAGGGCAAGCGCGTGGACACCGGGAAGACCGCCCATGTCGGCGGCAAGTCGTCGACCGCCGCCGCCGGGCTGCACTCCGGGCTTCCGGACGGCACCTACACGGTGGCGTGGAAGGCGGTCTCGGAGGACAGCCACCCGGTGAGCGGCGCGTTCACCTTCTCCATCGGCACCCCGTCCAAGACCACGGCGAAGGTGCCCACGGGCGAGGCGTCCGACAGCACCGTCAGCACGCTCTACGGGATCGGCCGGTACGCCGCCTACGGCGGGTTCGCGGCCCTGGTGGGCGGCAGTGTGTTCGCCGGGCTCTGCCGGTCCTCCCGCCCGGTGCGGAAGATCGCCGTGGGCGGCTGGGTGACGGTCTTCACGGCCAGCCTGCTGCTGTTGCTGCTGCGCGGGCCGTACACCGACGGCGAGGGGATCGGCGGGATCCTCGATCTCGGCAGGCTGGGCGATGTGCTGTCCACCAAGCCGGGCGCGGCGCTGCTGTCCCGGCTGCTGCTGCTCGGCGCGGCGGCGGTCTTCCTGGCCGTTCTCTTCGGCTCGTACACCCGTCGCACCGGGGAGCGGGAGGCGGACGCGCGGCGCCGCCAGGACCTCGCCTTCGGGCTGGGCTTCGGCGGCACGGTGATGGCGGTGGGCCTCTCCGCGACCTGGGCGATGGCCGAGCACGCCTCGGTCGGCCTCCAACGGCAACTGGCCATGCCGGTGGACATGATCCATCTGATCGCGGTCGGGGTATGGCTGGGCGGTCTGGCCTCGCTCGCGGTGACGCTCCGGGCGGGTGAGCCGATCGGGCGGGCGGCCGTGCGCCGCTTCTCGCGGCTGGCCTTCGGGTCGGTCGTCGCCCTGGTGGTCACCGGGCTGTACCAGTCGTGGCGGCAGGTGGGCTCCTGGGGCGCGCTGACCGACACCGAGTACGGGCGATGGCTGCTGGTCAAGGTGGGTCTGGTGGCGGTGCTCCTGGGCATCGCGGCCATCTCGCGACGCTGGACCGGCCGCCTTACGGATGCCACCGCGGACACGGCGGAGGAGACGGACGCGGAGGCCACGGTGGAGGCCGAGGCGAAGGCCGGGACCAAGGCCGAGGCCAAGGCGGAGGCCAAGACAGCGGTGAAGGCCGCGCAGCCGGTCCGTACCGGCGCGGCCGACGCGGCGGTCGACACCCCGGCGGACACCTCTGCCGACGCCGAGACCGAGTCCGGTGACGGGCCCGGTGACGGCGCCGGTTCCGGCCACGCCGACGCCGACGCCGACGCCGATCCCGAACGCGCCGCCCAGCTCGCCCGTCAGCGGGCCGCCGAGGACAAGACCGCCACGCTGCGGGAGCGCGACGCCGACCGCGAGCGCAGCGGTCTGCGCCAGTCGGTGATCGCCGAGACCGTCGTGGCCGTCGTGCTGCTCGCGGTGGCCACCGTGCTGAGCGGCACCCAGCCCGGCCGGGCCGAGACCGAGCAGGCGAGCGCCTCGGCCACGAAGCCCGGCGGGCAGCTGAACGTCGACCCGGTGAGCGTGCTGGTCCCCTACAACACGGGCCCCAAGAGCGGCCGCGGCAAGGCCGTTGTCATGATCGAACCCGCTCTGCCGGGTGACAACGCGCTGCATGTCTTCACCACCGACCTGGCCGACCGTCCCGTGGACGTCCCCGAGGTCAAGCTGTCGCTGACGCTCAAGTCGAAGGGGATCGGGCCGCTGCGCATCCCGCTCGAGCGCCTCTCGACCGGGCATTGGAGCGCCAAGACCGTCCAGCTCCCCATGGCCGGCACCTGGCAGCTCTCCCTGACCGTACGAACCTCCGACATCGACCAGGTGACGGAGACCAGGAACGTGAAAGTCGCTCAATGA
- the efeB gene encoding iron uptake transporter deferrochelatase/peroxidase subunit — protein sequence MTTEQAPSSGISRRRLLGSAGAAGAAGLVAGGAAGAYASEATREAPEPLSSLGATAVPFHGRRQAGITTPLQAHGHLLAFDLAPGANRKAAAALLRRWSRTAQELMAGEAPPGDTGIALDAGPSSLTVTFGFGRTFFGKAGLDDQLPEALAPLPDFVSDALDPKRSNGDLWIQIGADDALVAFHALRALQREAAGTARLRWQMNGFNRTPGATDRPMTTRNLMGQIDGTNNPKPADDDFERRLFVPEKGEPAWLAGGSYAVVRRIRMLLDTWDHLSLERQEKVVGRRKSDGAPLSGGTETTPVRLDKVNGDGALAIAGAAHVRVAAPASNQGAAMLRRPFSYHDGFRDDGAPDAGLLFIAWQADPMKGFVPVQRKLDLGDDLSRFLRHEASALFAVPPGCAPGEYVGQALLEG from the coding sequence ATGACGACAGAGCAAGCACCCTCGTCCGGCATCTCCCGGCGGCGTCTGCTGGGCTCGGCGGGCGCCGCCGGCGCGGCCGGACTGGTCGCGGGCGGAGCCGCCGGAGCCTACGCGTCCGAGGCGACGCGGGAGGCACCCGAACCCCTCAGCTCCCTGGGCGCGACCGCTGTGCCCTTCCACGGCAGGCGCCAGGCGGGCATCACCACCCCCCTCCAGGCCCATGGCCATCTCCTCGCCTTCGACCTGGCGCCCGGTGCGAACCGTAAGGCGGCCGCCGCACTGCTGCGCCGCTGGTCGCGCACGGCCCAGGAGCTGATGGCGGGCGAGGCCCCACCGGGCGACACGGGGATCGCGCTGGACGCCGGTCCCTCGTCGCTTACGGTCACCTTCGGCTTCGGCCGGACCTTCTTCGGCAAGGCGGGACTCGACGACCAACTGCCGGAGGCACTCGCTCCGCTCCCCGACTTCGTCTCGGACGCCCTCGACCCCAAGCGCAGCAACGGCGATCTGTGGATCCAGATCGGCGCCGATGACGCGCTGGTCGCCTTCCACGCGCTGCGCGCACTGCAGCGCGAGGCCGCGGGCACGGCCCGGCTGCGCTGGCAGATGAACGGCTTCAACCGCACCCCCGGCGCCACCGACCGCCCCATGACCACCCGCAACCTCATGGGACAGATCGACGGCACCAACAACCCCAAGCCGGCCGACGACGACTTCGAACGGCGGCTCTTCGTACCGGAGAAGGGGGAGCCCGCGTGGCTGGCGGGCGGTTCCTACGCGGTCGTCCGGCGCATCCGGATGCTGCTGGACACCTGGGACCATCTCTCCCTGGAGCGGCAGGAGAAGGTGGTCGGCCGCCGCAAGTCCGACGGCGCCCCGCTGTCCGGCGGCACGGAGACCACCCCGGTCCGGCTCGACAAGGTCAACGGGGACGGTGCGCTGGCCATCGCGGGCGCCGCCCATGTGCGGGTCGCGGCGCCCGCGTCCAACCAGGGCGCCGCCATGCTGCGCAGGCCCTTCTCGTACCACGACGGCTTCCGCGACGACGGGGCGCCGGACGCCGGACTGCTCTTCATCGCCTGGCAGGCGGATCCGATGAAGGGGTTCGTCCCGGTGCAGCGGAAGCTGGACCTGGGCGACGATCTGTCGCGGTTCCTGCGGCACGAGGCCAGCGCGCTGTTCGCGGTGCCCCCGGGCTGTGCCCCGGGAGAGTACGTGGGTCAGGCACTCTTGGAGGGATAG
- the pheA gene encoding prephenate dehydratase, with protein sequence MSASRYAYLGPEGTFTEAALRSMPEAATRELVPMVSVPVALDAVRSGAAAAALVPIENSVEGGVTATLDELATGEPLMIYREVLLSISFALLVRPGTALADIKTVTGHPVAQPQVRNWLAANLPDALWESAASNADGARLVQEGRYDAAFAGEFAASRYGLEPLVTDIHDAQNAMTRFVLAGRPARPAARTGADKTSVVIWLGDDHPGALLELLQEFSARGVNLMRIESRPTGEGIGRYCFSVDCEGHITDRRVGSALMGLKRVCPKVRFLGSYPRAGVTAEDLAELRHGTSDEAFTEAAEWLARCQDGRA encoded by the coding sequence ATGTCGGCCAGCCGCTATGCCTACCTCGGCCCCGAGGGCACCTTCACCGAGGCCGCCCTGCGGTCCATGCCGGAGGCCGCCACCCGGGAGCTGGTGCCGATGGTCTCGGTGCCGGTGGCGCTCGACGCGGTGCGCTCCGGTGCCGCGGCGGCCGCGCTGGTCCCCATCGAGAACTCGGTCGAGGGCGGGGTCACCGCGACCCTCGACGAGCTGGCCACCGGCGAACCGCTGATGATCTACCGCGAGGTGCTGCTGTCGATCAGCTTCGCGCTGCTGGTACGGCCGGGCACCGCGCTCGCGGACATCAAGACGGTGACCGGGCATCCGGTCGCCCAGCCCCAGGTCCGCAACTGGCTGGCGGCGAACCTCCCGGACGCCCTGTGGGAATCGGCCGCCTCGAACGCGGACGGCGCGCGGCTGGTGCAGGAGGGGCGGTACGACGCGGCGTTCGCGGGCGAGTTCGCGGCGTCCAGGTACGGTCTGGAGCCGCTGGTCACCGACATCCACGACGCGCAGAACGCGATGACCCGCTTCGTCCTGGCCGGCCGCCCCGCCCGGCCCGCCGCCCGGACGGGCGCGGACAAGACGTCCGTGGTGATCTGGCTCGGGGACGACCACCCGGGCGCGCTGCTGGAACTGCTGCAGGAGTTCTCCGCCCGCGGGGTCAACCTGATGCGGATCGAATCGCGCCCGACCGGCGAGGGCATCGGCCGCTACTGCTTCTCGGTGGATTGCGAGGGGCACATCACCGACCGGCGGGTGGGCTCGGCCCTGATGGGGCTGAAGCGGGTCTGCCCGAAGGTGCGGTTCCTGGGCTCGTACCCCCGGGCGGGTGTGACGGCGGAGGACCTGGCGGAGCTGCGCCACGGGACCTCGGACGAGGCGTTCACGGAGGCGGCGGAGTGGCTGGCCCGCTGCCAGGACGGCCGGGCCTGA
- the serS gene encoding serine--tRNA ligase, with the protein MIDLRLLREDPDRVRASQRARGEDVGIVDALLTADERRRSSSVRFDELRAEQKALGKLIPKASGDEKAELLKKAGELSAAVKAADAEQDAAAEETQQLLLQLGNLVHPEVPVGGEDDFAVLETIGTPRDFDAEGFAPKDHLELGELLGAIDTERGAKVSGSRFYYLTGIGALLEFALVNAAMAQATAAGFTPVLTPALVKPKAMEGTGFLGQAAEDVYHLDKDDLYLVGTSEVPLAAYHMDEILEADALPRRYAGFSSCFRREAGSYGKDTRGIFRVHQFDKVEMYVYTTPEDAEAEHQRLLDWEKQWLTSLELPFRVVDLASGDLGSSATRKFDCEAWIPTQGKYRELTSTSNTTEFQSRRLSIRMREGKKVRPLATLNGTLCAVTRTIVAILENHQQADGSVRVPEALRPFLGGREVLEPVAR; encoded by the coding sequence GTGATTGACCTTCGCCTGCTCCGTGAGGACCCCGATCGTGTGCGCGCCTCCCAGCGCGCCCGTGGAGAGGACGTCGGCATCGTCGACGCCCTCCTGACCGCCGACGAGCGGCGCAGGTCCTCCAGTGTCCGCTTCGACGAGCTGCGCGCCGAACAGAAGGCGCTCGGCAAGCTCATCCCCAAGGCTTCCGGTGACGAGAAGGCCGAGCTGCTGAAGAAGGCGGGCGAGCTGTCCGCCGCCGTCAAGGCGGCCGACGCCGAGCAGGACGCGGCCGCGGAAGAGACCCAGCAGCTCCTGCTCCAGCTGGGCAATCTCGTCCACCCCGAGGTCCCGGTCGGCGGCGAGGACGACTTCGCCGTCCTGGAGACGATCGGCACCCCGCGCGACTTCGATGCCGAGGGCTTCGCGCCCAAGGACCATCTGGAGCTCGGCGAGCTGCTCGGCGCGATCGACACCGAGCGCGGCGCCAAGGTCTCCGGCTCCCGCTTCTACTACCTGACGGGCATCGGCGCCCTGCTGGAGTTCGCACTGGTGAACGCGGCGATGGCACAGGCCACCGCGGCGGGCTTCACCCCGGTGCTCACCCCGGCGCTGGTCAAGCCGAAGGCCATGGAGGGCACCGGCTTCCTCGGCCAGGCCGCCGAGGACGTCTACCACCTCGACAAGGACGACCTCTACCTGGTCGGCACCTCCGAGGTGCCGCTGGCCGCGTACCACATGGACGAGATCCTGGAGGCGGACGCACTCCCGCGGCGCTACGCCGGGTTCTCCTCCTGCTTCCGCCGTGAGGCCGGGTCGTACGGCAAGGACACCCGGGGGATCTTCCGGGTGCACCAGTTCGACAAGGTCGAGATGTACGTCTACACGACCCCGGAGGACGCCGAGGCCGAGCACCAGCGGCTGCTGGACTGGGAGAAGCAGTGGCTGACCTCGCTGGAGCTGCCGTTCCGGGTGGTCGACCTGGCCTCGGGTGACCTGGGCTCGTCGGCGACACGGAAGTTCGACTGCGAGGCGTGGATCCCGACGCAGGGCAAGTACCGCGAGCTGACCTCGACCTCCAACACCACCGAGTTCCAGTCGCGGCGGCTGTCGATCCGGATGCGCGAGGGCAAGAAGGTCCGTCCGCTGGCCACGCTCAACGGCACGCTGTGCGCGGTCACCCGGACCATCGTCGCGATCCTCGAGAACCACCAGCAGGCCGACGGCTCGGTCCGGGTGCCCGAGGCGCTGCGGCCGTTCCTGGGCGGACGCGAGGTTCTGGAACCGGTCGCACGGTGA
- a CDS encoding HAD family hydrolase, translating into MTHAGPTDELAGPTDELPYRLVATDLDGTLLRPDHTVSARTRDALAAATAAGAAHIVVTGRTVPVARHILDDLGYQGLAVCGQGAQLYHAGEHRLLTSVTLDRQVALLALEKIEAEIGPLSLAAARDGLDGEVLFGEGYRMDHEGMPLVPFTDPAELWSQPISKLYIQHAELGDDALADAARTAAGGLVGVTMAGTGLVELLPLGLTKATGLSLAARRLGMTADDAIAFGDMPNDIPMFGWAKHAVAMANAHRDLKAVADEITASNAEDGIAVVLERLFPAARR; encoded by the coding sequence GTGACGCACGCCGGACCGACGGACGAGCTCGCCGGACCGACGGACGAGCTTCCCTATCGACTGGTCGCCACCGACCTCGACGGCACGCTGCTCCGCCCCGACCACACCGTCTCGGCGCGGACCCGTGACGCGCTCGCCGCGGCCACCGCGGCGGGCGCCGCGCACATCGTGGTCACCGGGCGGACCGTCCCGGTGGCCCGGCACATACTCGACGACCTCGGCTACCAGGGGCTCGCGGTGTGCGGTCAGGGCGCGCAGCTCTACCACGCGGGTGAGCACCGGCTGCTGACCTCCGTCACGCTGGACCGCCAGGTGGCCCTGCTGGCGCTGGAGAAGATCGAGGCGGAGATCGGCCCGCTGTCGCTGGCCGCGGCCCGCGACGGGCTGGACGGCGAGGTGCTGTTCGGCGAGGGCTACCGGATGGACCACGAGGGGATGCCCCTGGTGCCGTTCACGGACCCGGCCGAGCTGTGGTCGCAGCCCATCAGCAAGCTCTACATCCAGCACGCCGAGCTGGGCGACGACGCGCTCGCGGACGCCGCCCGGACGGCCGCCGGGGGCCTGGTCGGGGTGACGATGGCCGGCACCGGGCTGGTGGAGCTGCTGCCGCTGGGGCTGACGAAGGCCACGGGCCTGTCGTTGGCCGCGCGCCGGCTGGGGATGACCGCCGACGACGCGATCGCGTTCGGCGATATGCCCAATGACATCCCGATGTTCGGCTGGGCGAAGCACGCTGTCGCGATGGCGAACGCGCACCGGGACCTCAAGGCCGTCGCCGACGAGATCACCGCGTCCAACGCGGAGGACGGCATCGCCGTGGTGCTGGAACGGCTCTTCCCGGCGGCGCGCCGGTGA